The following proteins are co-located in the Neodiprion virginianus isolate iyNeoVirg1 chromosome 6, iyNeoVirg1.1, whole genome shotgun sequence genome:
- the LOC124307812 gene encoding uncharacterized protein LOC124307812, with the protein MYLQGIGDIRYASGREFHLQLQATLTDHRVNGMVGSYGIIDANTHILYETIPAPIISVLKMQADLMPVSPIDWDLPEALRPNLEAAQLPTENLLGWRRKERLSVDQRVTLEAGGITANDVFPRNIANIPIFQDLLKSVEDHIENSKCKVIATFPTSTTGSLAQVSFISRSPDDSEPEPLRNIAAKLGRTNSYTQAVSGIASSSAIMRYRIQRRTNHKIDSICYRSAAQAIPQPWLQNVNQIFHTSKFQNSMDEQIITRSRTEFEET; encoded by the exons ATGTATCTGCAAGGGATAGGAGATATTAGGTATGCATCTGGACGAGAATTCCATTTGCAACTCCAAGCCACACTGACTGATCATCGGGTTAACGGAATGGTCGGAAGCTATGGTATCATTGATGCCAATActcatatattatatgaaacGATACCCGCGCCAATCATTTCCGTTCTGAAGATGCAGGCAGATCTTATGCCTGTTAGCCCTATTGACTGGGATCTTCCAGAAGCTCTTCGTCCTAATCTAGAGGCCGCTCAATTGCCTACAGAAAACCTTTTAGGTTGGCGTAGAAAAGAGAGGCTGTCAGTAGATCAGCGTGTGACCTTAGAAGCCGGTGGGATTACAGCTAACGATGTGTTTCCAAGGAACATCGCAAATATCCCAATTTTCCAGGATTTACTAAAATCTGTGGAAGAtcatattgaaaattcaaaatgtaaAGTGATCGCAACCTTCCCAACTTCAACTACAGGATCCTTAGCCCAAGTATCCTTTATATCACGTTCACCAGACGATTCAGAACCTGAACCACTCCGTAACATAGCAGCAAAGCTAGGGAGAACTAACAGCTACACTCAAGCTGTGTCAGGAATAGCGTCTTCATCCGCAATTATGCGATACCGAATCCAGAGACGAACGAATCATAAAATTGATTCTATATGTTATCGATCCGCAGCTCAAGCCATACCACAACCATGGCTTCAGAACGTGAACCAGATTT TCCACACTTCCAAATTTCAGAACTCGATGGACGAGCAAATTATAACTCGTTCGCGAACAGAGTTCGAAGAAACGTAA